In Mucilaginibacter celer, one DNA window encodes the following:
- a CDS encoding PKD-like family lipoprotein: MKFKSIAILAFITTVLYTSCKKDLGNYVYSPPSEPVVAGFNNATFAAQIGDTLTIQPKITLANADPLKDLDFEWHITVQEELREAVYKGYPLKIVYNLGPGPRTCKLLITDKRNGLFYNFPFKITGTTQFSVGSLVLSNDNGLTKLSFVRPDKTVLSDIYKSLNKEDLPINPVELYYSKPLPYQPNTKEEYWVLSNDPNKSGVILDASTLLKRKDFSSQFFSPPAVISAGYLEPFLGPVQMGTVPTGVINGKLYVGVQSTAPFADDYGKFANAQAGDYNMSKYFTHGSSFFIGYDLKKKAFITFGSDGTYSGTNYKVDTASTGFDPKNVTYDNLLFMKPVEGGASYAFFKTGTGAVTELSFSYPLGNDRTFRGLGKRTFKGSALIDDDTKWVVNSLNVFYFSSKGKIYRYNPINEDIRQLDADFGGKKISMIKVSLDDNTLTVGANGAVYTLDVSVSKTGNIIKTLSGIPGEPIDIVTK; the protein is encoded by the coding sequence ATGAAATTTAAATCGATAGCTATATTGGCGTTCATAACAACAGTGCTTTATACTTCATGTAAAAAAGACCTGGGCAATTATGTATACTCGCCACCTTCAGAGCCGGTAGTTGCCGGCTTTAATAACGCAACATTCGCAGCGCAGATTGGCGATACGCTTACCATACAACCAAAAATTACCCTCGCAAACGCCGATCCGCTTAAGGATTTGGATTTTGAGTGGCACATAACCGTTCAGGAAGAACTTCGGGAAGCGGTTTACAAGGGTTACCCGCTTAAAATAGTTTATAATTTGGGCCCTGGCCCCCGCACCTGTAAGCTCCTCATTACCGATAAACGCAACGGGTTGTTTTATAATTTCCCCTTTAAAATAACAGGCACAACCCAGTTTTCGGTGGGCAGCCTGGTATTAAGCAATGATAACGGGCTTACCAAACTATCATTTGTAAGGCCCGATAAAACGGTATTGAGCGATATTTATAAATCGCTTAATAAAGAAGATTTGCCTATAAACCCGGTTGAACTGTATTACTCAAAACCACTGCCTTACCAGCCCAACACCAAAGAGGAATATTGGGTGTTAAGTAATGATCCTAATAAAAGTGGTGTGATACTTGATGCCAGTACATTATTGAAACGAAAAGATTTTTCGTCGCAGTTTTTCTCGCCGCCTGCCGTTATCAGCGCCGGGTATCTCGAACCGTTTTTGGGGCCTGTACAAATGGGTACAGTACCAACCGGCGTAATTAACGGCAAGTTATACGTGGGTGTTCAATCAACAGCTCCTTTTGCTGATGATTATGGCAAGTTTGCCAATGCGCAGGCCGGCGATTACAATATGTCGAAGTATTTTACACACGGCAGCTCATTTTTCATCGGGTACGATCTGAAGAAAAAAGCGTTTATCACATTTGGCTCTGATGGAACCTATTCTGGAACCAACTATAAAGTTGATACAGCAAGCACAGGTTTTGATCCTAAAAATGTTACATACGATAACCTTTTATTCATGAAGCCTGTTGAGGGCGGCGCATCTTACGCGTTCTTTAAAACGGGCACAGGTGCCGTAACCGAATTAAGTTTCAGCTACCCTTTGGGCAACGACAGAACCTTTAGAGGCCTGGGCAAACGCACATTTAAAGGCAGCGCATTAATTGACGACGACACCAAGTGGGTAGTTAACAGTTTAAATGTATTCTACTTTTCATCAAAAGGAAAAATATACCGATACAATCCTATTAATGAGGATATAAGACAGCTTGATGCAGATTTCGGCGGTAAAAAAATATCAATGATCAAGGTTAGTTTGGATGATAATACTCTTACTGTTGGCGCAAACGGGGCTGTTTATACACTTGATGTGAGTGTTTCCAAAACGGGAAACATCATCAAAACATTAAGTGGCATTCCTGGTGAACCAATTGACATAGTTACTAAATAA
- a CDS encoding DUF4843 domain-containing protein gives MKRNIFYVFVVVAALFGCKKDQLLTYGSKDNIYLNYKDKDKNQDTSILTYSFAYNPTLAQDTIWVPVIISGQISKSERKFTISVVDTATTAKAGLHYEALKPTYVMPADSGTVKIPVIIKNSDPDLANKSVKLTILVSGGQDFGSSLPVLLRKRTILYSARLEQPSWWIFWMGNLGNYSRIKHQLFLISSGTVDLVNLSKPDAYLQIPRSLYYIDNVRTFVNDPFAWVARYPEKGYVLTKRANGSNDYDFYSSSSPDKKFYLKYYDLAGKYFFVDENGQQVIIN, from the coding sequence ATGAAAAGAAATATATTTTATGTTTTTGTGGTTGTTGCAGCACTTTTTGGCTGCAAAAAAGACCAATTGCTTACCTATGGCTCTAAGGATAATATTTATCTGAACTATAAGGATAAAGACAAAAATCAGGACACTTCGATACTCACTTACTCTTTTGCCTATAACCCCACGCTGGCCCAGGATACCATTTGGGTGCCGGTAATTATTTCGGGCCAGATATCAAAAAGCGAACGGAAGTTTACAATAAGCGTAGTTGATACTGCTACTACAGCTAAGGCCGGGCTGCATTATGAAGCGCTTAAACCAACTTACGTGATGCCTGCCGATTCTGGCACTGTAAAAATACCGGTGATTATAAAAAACAGCGACCCGGATCTTGCCAATAAATCAGTAAAGCTCACTATTCTCGTTTCGGGCGGTCAGGATTTTGGCTCTTCACTTCCTGTATTGCTCAGAAAAAGAACTATCCTGTACTCTGCCCGGTTAGAGCAGCCATCATGGTGGATTTTTTGGATGGGTAATCTCGGTAATTACAGCAGGATCAAACACCAGTTATTCCTGATTTCATCGGGTACTGTTGATCTTGTAAATCTTTCCAAACCAGATGCTTATCTTCAAATTCCGCGTTCGCTGTATTATATAGATAATGTCAGAACATTTGTGAACGACCCCTTTGCCTGGGTAGCGCGTTATCCTGAAAAGGGTTATGTACTTACCAAAAGAGCCAACGGAAGCAATGATTATGATTTTTATAGTTCTTCTTCGCCCGATAAAAAGTTTTATCTCAAGTATTACGATTTGGCAGGCAAGTACTTTTTTGTTGATGAAAATGGTCAACAGGTTATTATCAATTAA
- a CDS encoding basic secretory protein-like protein — MKKMNNSLKVFMLMATAMALTTACYKDKLADSRDEPQVKPVFHDYLSQDSVTRGPYTLIFTNYSPDFETEEGKKIKERMIDAFFKVYPLEASIYNPKTTVKVHFNIDPSYTGVAEAGNGTVRVSPKWMLANPEDLDVVTHEVMHIVQDYKGGNPGWLTEGIADYARYTLGLNNAAANWHLPDYSADKDYTGSYGITARFLVWLDKHVKAGIVKGLDAACRDNTYSDQTWKTLTGKTVDELWEAYSKNPAL; from the coding sequence ATGAAAAAAATGAATAACAGCCTGAAAGTTTTCATGCTGATGGCTACTGCCATGGCTTTAACAACCGCCTGTTACAAAGATAAACTGGCCGATAGCAGGGATGAACCACAGGTTAAGCCGGTTTTTCATGATTACCTGTCGCAGGATTCAGTAACCAGGGGGCCTTATACATTGATCTTCACCAACTACTCGCCCGATTTTGAAACCGAAGAGGGGAAAAAAATCAAGGAACGGATGATCGATGCCTTTTTTAAAGTATATCCCCTGGAAGCTTCCATTTATAATCCTAAAACAACGGTGAAGGTTCATTTTAACATCGATCCATCCTATACAGGTGTTGCCGAAGCAGGAAACGGCACTGTTCGTGTAAGCCCAAAATGGATGCTTGCTAACCCTGAGGATCTGGATGTGGTTACCCATGAGGTAATGCATATTGTACAGGATTATAAAGGAGGCAACCCCGGATGGCTTACTGAAGGCATTGCCGATTACGCCAGATACACCCTCGGGCTAAACAACGCCGCCGCTAACTGGCATTTACCCGACTATAGTGCAGATAAAGATTATACAGGGAGTTACGGTATAACAGCCCGTTTTTTGGTTTGGCTTGATAAGCATGTTAAAGCCGGTATTGTAAAAGGCCTGGACGCCGCCTGCCGCGATAATACGTATTCTGATCAAACCTGGAAAACATTAACTGGTAAAACAGTTGATGAACTTTGGGAAGCTTATAGTAAGAACCCGGCGCTCTAA
- a CDS encoding RagB/SusD family nutrient uptake outer membrane protein: protein MKKYLIFIIPLLVFTSCRKFLDVQPESDVDKEQLFQTEAGFQEALNGVYARCTKADLYAGNLTFSNLDIMAQNYSFSNTDFQKIASFQYSQSILKDKNSQIWSSVYNAIGNCNQILQVIDKQKAIFSGNNYAIIKGEALALRAYLHFDLLRMFAPSYKYSPDSKGIPYVTNVSIKSTPFSSVGDVINYAIIDLRNARTLLSNTDPIISAAYVVGYPNKKYPDNFTGIKQTETTSNTLFLQNRRHRLNYYAVCGELARVYLYKNDYQNALSNANDVITANKFPWTQKEDAFNNDVTQKDRIFYNELVFGWYAPYANDNDALVSLFSRANTADYQPTPAQLDNIYEKSTVGAEDWRYRQWFYTATDVTPNRSYLIKYLVNSSPQVNLHPLMAPAFRLTEAYYIAAEASYDSNPMKAIEYLNTVRTHRGIIDLLPATLGKTAFINALVKEARKEFYGESQIFYMYKRLNLDIVAANGQVYPASNSIYVFPVPDDEKAYNN from the coding sequence ATGAAAAAATATTTAATTTTTATAATTCCATTACTTGTTTTTACATCATGCAGGAAGTTTTTGGATGTGCAGCCGGAATCTGATGTAGATAAGGAGCAGCTTTTTCAAACTGAAGCCGGATTTCAGGAGGCATTAAACGGGGTTTATGCAAGGTGCACCAAAGCAGATTTGTATGCAGGAAACCTTACGTTTAGCAACCTTGATATTATGGCGCAAAACTATTCGTTTTCTAATACCGATTTCCAAAAAATCGCCTCGTTTCAATACAGTCAAAGCATTTTAAAAGACAAGAACAGCCAGATCTGGTCGTCTGTTTATAATGCTATCGGCAACTGCAACCAAATACTGCAGGTTATAGATAAGCAAAAGGCAATATTTTCAGGAAATAACTATGCCATCATCAAAGGTGAAGCACTGGCGTTGCGCGCGTATCTTCATTTCGATCTGTTACGTATGTTTGCCCCATCATACAAGTACAGCCCCGATAGTAAGGGCATTCCTTATGTAACTAATGTTAGCATTAAAAGCACGCCCTTTTCATCAGTAGGTGATGTAATTAATTACGCTATTATTGATTTGCGTAACGCACGTACCTTACTAAGTAACACAGATCCTATTATTTCGGCAGCTTATGTTGTTGGTTATCCGAACAAAAAATATCCCGATAATTTTACAGGCATAAAGCAAACCGAAACTACAAGCAATACCCTGTTTTTACAAAACCGCAGGCACAGGCTAAACTACTACGCGGTGTGCGGTGAACTTGCAAGGGTTTACCTGTACAAAAACGACTATCAGAATGCGCTTTCGAACGCGAATGATGTAATAACAGCCAACAAGTTTCCGTGGACACAAAAAGAAGATGCTTTTAACAACGATGTTACGCAGAAAGACCGGATTTTTTACAATGAACTGGTGTTTGGATGGTATGCGCCTTACGCCAATGATAATGATGCGCTCGTAAGCTTATTTAGCAGAGCAAATACGGCAGACTACCAGCCAACCCCGGCACAGTTAGATAACATATATGAAAAAAGCACCGTTGGTGCCGAAGACTGGCGCTACAGGCAATGGTTTTATACAGCTACCGATGTAACACCAAACCGTAGTTACCTGATTAAGTACCTGGTTAACAGCTCGCCTCAGGTAAATCTGCACCCGCTTATGGCACCTGCTTTTCGTTTAACGGAGGCCTATTACATAGCCGCCGAAGCGAGTTACGATAGTAACCCGATGAAAGCTATTGAGTACTTAAATACTGTGCGCACGCACCGCGGTATAATTGATCTGTTGCCCGCAACTTTAGGTAAAACGGCTTTTATAAATGCGTTGGTTAAGGAAGCCCGTAAAGAGTTTTACGGCGAGAGCCAGATATTTTACATGTATAAACGGTTAAACCTTGATATAGTAGCGGCCAACGGACAGGTATATCCTGCATCTAACAGCATCTATGTGTTCCCGGTTCCGGATGATGAAAAAGCTTATAATAATTGA
- a CDS encoding SusC/RagA family TonB-linked outer membrane protein, producing MKLTFLYNAVCAIRGVKYKILLVLKLTTILLLVGALHLSAASYSQTVTLSGKNKSVQSVFTDIKRQTGYLFFYSDKVNLKGKTIDADFHNTQLVDALTACLKNFDLSFTIVGKTIVIQNKIPEPEPAPVIAANKIPVSGRVVDSVSKTTMPGVNIAIKGSKGVIGQTNEKGEFNVQADAGQTLVFSFIGYKSAEVKVVPGQSIVVKLLPDINNIKDIVVTGYQVIKKDNYTGNAISVSGADLKRNNPQNVIKAIASFDPSFKVLDNNFAGSDPNKLPKINVRGATAIPSINDDILDRNNLSSNYNLPAFILDGFEVSLQKVVDLDINRIESVTLLKDGAATAVYGSRAANGVMVITTKAPVAGKLQLSYNYELTFNGPDLSDYHVLNAKQKVDYERLVGLYSTQTPTSGDTKQDELDAQLFTRLKNVASGVNTYWLSQPLRNAYQQKHSVYVQGGDQSFRYGLDMRYQTQPGVMKGSDNTRYSGGVNFTYNPSSKLIIRNDLTITQVNQVNSPYGNFATYVNANPYFPIRDSTGRLVQELANWRINTFRKGSDQYITENIFNPLYEASLSNFDKSAYTEILESLSADYKLSKGLRLRALMSVNKNNSTSDHYVSPLSSAFYNTAADKLNNRGSYDYGNNGSLRLDGNVTINYNKMLGDHYFNLVLGANILASKTDVKSFSAQGFANDRFTNIGFARIYKENSGPFGDITKSRTAGAFFSGNYAFQNKYLLDASVRVDGSSAFGADRRYAPFGSLGIGWNIHKENFLQGSKVISQLRLKGSIATLGSIGFPAYQSRSIYLYDTQHWYSTGIGATILGYGNSNLEWQKTRTTDVGMDIGLFKDRIVISPRYYYKLTKGLITDINLAPSTGFTTYKDNLGDMSNRGYELYLVAQVFHTTDWNINVTGNLAHNDNKIISISNSLKAFNNNIDNFQTNTDNNAFSTPLTRYVEGKSLTTIYAVKSLGIDPQNGKELLVKKDGTLTYDWNVKDVQDVGNTAPKAEGFFGTSVSYKRFLMSVSFHYRFGGQAFNQTLIDRVENADPRFNVDSRVLEQRWKKPGDHTFFKNITDLTDTYVSSRFVQKDNLIELQSLYLSYDFKLAAIRRLGLQNLRLAATANDIFRASTIQAERGINYPFARSLTFSLLGSF from the coding sequence ATGAAATTAACTTTTCTTTACAACGCCGTATGCGCAATACGGGGGGTAAAGTACAAAATCTTATTAGTATTGAAACTCACCACTATACTGTTACTTGTGGGCGCGTTACACTTATCCGCTGCAAGTTATTCGCAAACGGTGACATTATCCGGTAAAAACAAAAGTGTGCAATCTGTTTTTACGGACATTAAGCGTCAAACCGGCTATTTGTTTTTTTATAGCGATAAGGTAAACTTAAAAGGCAAAACAATTGATGCGGATTTTCATAATACGCAGCTTGTTGATGCGCTTACCGCCTGCCTTAAAAATTTTGACCTGAGTTTTACTATTGTAGGTAAAACCATCGTGATTCAAAATAAAATTCCCGAGCCGGAACCTGCCCCGGTTATTGCCGCAAACAAAATACCCGTGAGCGGCCGGGTAGTGGATTCGGTAAGTAAAACCACCATGCCCGGTGTAAATATCGCTATTAAAGGGAGTAAAGGAGTAATAGGCCAGACTAACGAAAAAGGCGAATTTAACGTGCAGGCCGATGCAGGGCAAACCTTGGTATTCTCGTTTATCGGCTACAAATCTGCAGAAGTTAAAGTTGTGCCAGGGCAATCGATTGTAGTTAAGCTTTTACCGGATATTAATAACATAAAAGATATTGTAGTTACCGGTTACCAGGTTATCAAAAAGGATAATTATACCGGCAACGCCATCTCGGTAAGCGGTGCCGACCTGAAACGTAATAATCCACAAAACGTAATCAAAGCTATTGCTTCTTTTGATCCGTCATTTAAGGTGCTTGATAATAACTTTGCAGGATCCGATCCTAACAAGCTGCCCAAGATAAATGTAAGGGGAGCCACGGCAATTCCATCAATAAACGATGACATACTTGATCGTAACAACCTTTCAAGCAATTACAACCTGCCCGCATTCATACTGGATGGTTTTGAGGTTTCGCTTCAAAAAGTAGTAGACCTGGACATCAACCGTATCGAATCGGTTACCTTATTAAAAGATGGTGCTGCTACGGCAGTTTACGGTTCAAGGGCTGCCAATGGTGTAATGGTTATTACCACTAAGGCCCCTGTTGCCGGAAAGTTGCAGTTATCATATAACTATGAACTTACTTTTAACGGACCGGATTTATCTGATTATCATGTGCTTAATGCCAAACAAAAAGTAGATTACGAGCGGCTTGTAGGCTTATACAGTACACAAACCCCTACCAGCGGCGATACCAAACAGGACGAGCTTGACGCCCAGTTGTTTACGCGCCTGAAAAACGTGGCCAGCGGCGTAAATACTTATTGGTTATCGCAGCCGTTAAGAAATGCTTACCAGCAAAAGCATTCGGTTTACGTGCAGGGCGGCGACCAATCTTTCAGGTATGGTCTTGATATGCGTTATCAGACACAGCCCGGTGTTATGAAAGGCTCAGACAATACACGATATAGCGGCGGGGTTAACTTTACCTACAACCCAAGTTCGAAACTCATCATCAGGAATGATTTAACCATTACACAGGTTAACCAGGTTAACTCACCTTATGGCAATTTTGCAACATATGTAAATGCCAATCCTTACTTCCCCATCAGGGATAGTACAGGCAGGTTGGTACAGGAACTTGCCAACTGGCGTATAAACACCTTCCGCAAAGGATCAGATCAGTACATCACCGAAAATATTTTTAACCCGTTGTATGAAGCCAGCCTCAGCAATTTTGATAAATCTGCTTATACAGAGATCTTAGAGTCGTTATCGGCTGATTACAAGCTCTCAAAAGGTTTAAGATTGAGGGCATTAATGAGTGTGAACAAAAATAACAGTACCTCAGATCATTATGTGTCGCCGTTAAGCAGCGCTTTTTATAATACCGCAGCTGATAAATTAAATAACAGGGGTAGTTATGATTATGGAAATAATGGCAGCCTTCGTTTGGATGGAAACGTAACCATCAATTATAACAAAATGCTGGGCGATCACTATTTCAACCTTGTTTTAGGTGCCAACATTTTAGCGTCGAAAACGGATGTTAAATCGTTCTCGGCCCAGGGTTTCGCAAACGACAGGTTTACCAACATAGGCTTTGCACGTATTTATAAAGAAAACTCGGGACCTTTTGGTGATATTACCAAATCAAGAACTGCCGGTGCATTCTTTTCGGGTAACTACGCATTCCAGAATAAGTATCTTTTAGATGCATCTGTAAGGGTTGACGGTTCATCGGCTTTCGGTGCCGATAGGCGTTATGCCCCTTTTGGTTCCTTAGGTATTGGCTGGAACATTCACAAAGAAAATTTCCTGCAAGGCTCAAAAGTAATAAGCCAATTGCGCCTTAAAGGGAGCATAGCTACCCTGGGCTCTATCGGTTTTCCTGCTTACCAGTCACGCTCAATTTACTTGTACGATACCCAGCACTGGTATTCAACAGGTATCGGCGCCACCATATTGGGTTATGGAAACAGCAACCTGGAGTGGCAAAAAACCCGTACGACAGATGTTGGTATGGACATCGGTTTATTTAAGGACAGGATAGTTATATCGCCCCGTTACTATTACAAACTTACCAAAGGGCTTATTACCGACATTAACCTCGCCCCATCAACAGGTTTTACTACCTACAAAGATAACCTCGGCGATATGTCGAACAGGGGTTATGAGCTTTACCTTGTAGCCCAGGTTTTCCATACAACAGATTGGAACATAAACGTTACTGGCAACCTTGCCCATAACGATAACAAAATAATCAGTATCTCCAATTCGCTTAAAGCGTTTAATAATAATATAGACAACTTCCAAACCAATACTGATAATAACGCATTTTCAACACCGCTTACCAGGTATGTTGAGGGGAAATCGCTTACTACCATTTATGCTGTAAAATCATTAGGTATCGATCCTCAGAATGGTAAAGAACTGTTAGTGAAAAAAGATGGTACCCTAACCTACGACTGGAATGTTAAGGATGTACAGGACGTAGGTAATACCGCGCCAAAGGCCGAAGGTTTTTTTGGTACTTCGGTTTCGTACAAAAGGTTTTTGATGAGCGTTAGTTTTCATTACCGTTTTGGCGGCCAGGCCTTCAATCAAACGCTTATTGACAGGGTTGAAAATGCCGACCCGCGCTTTAATGTTGACAGCCGGGTACTTGAACAAAGGTGGAAAAAACCGGGCGACCATACATTTTTCAAAAATATTACCGATCTCACTGATACCTACGTTTCATCGAGGTTTGTACAAAAAGATAACCTGATTGAGTTGCAGTCGTTATACCTGTCGTATGATTTTAAACTGGCGGCTATTCGTCGTCTGGGGCTTCAAAACCTGAGGCTCGCGGCTACTGCAAATGATATTTTCAGGGCTTCAACTATCCAGGCAGAGCGGGGTATTAATTATCCGTTCGCCCGCAGCTTAACATTTTCATTATTAGGTTCATTTTAA